In a genomic window of Mustela nigripes isolate SB6536 chromosome 8, MUSNIG.SB6536, whole genome shotgun sequence:
- the DSEL gene encoding dermatan-sulfate epimerase-like protein: protein MPKEGTPRWIMALMFTGHFLFLALVMFAFSTFEESVSNYSDWAVFTDDIDQFKTQKVQDFEPHQKLKKSVLHPSLYFDAGEIQAMRQKSRTSHLHLFRAIRSAVTVMLSNPTYYLPPPRHADFAAKWNEIYGNNLPPLALYCLLCPEDKVAFEFVLEYMDRMVGYKDWLVENAPGDEVPIGHSLTGFATAFDFLYNLLDDHRRQKYLEKIWAVTEEMYEYSKVRSWGKQLLHNHQATNMIALLTGALVTGVDKGSKANIWKQAVVDVMEKTMFLLNHIVDGSLDEGVAYGSYTAKSVTQYVFLAQRHFNINNLDNNWLKMHFWFYYATLLPGFQRTVGIADSNYNWFYGPESQLVFLDKFILKNGAGNWLAQQIRRHRPKDGPMVPSTAQRWSTLHTEFIWYDPQLTPQPPAEYGTAKMHTFPNWGVVTYGAGLPNTQTNTFVSFKSGKLGGRAVYDIVHFQPYSWIDGWRSFNPGHEHPDQNSFTFAPNGQVFVSEALYGPKLSHLNNVLVFAPSPTSQCNKPWEGQLGECAQWLKWTGEEAGDAAGEIITASQHGEMIFVSGEAVSAYSSAMKLKSVYRALLLLNSQTLLVVDHVERQDSSPIKTVSAFFHNLDIDFKYIPYRFLNRYNGAMMDVWDAHYRMFWFDHRGRSPIASIQEAEQAAEFKKRWTQFVNVTFQMESTITRIAYVFYGPYVNVSSCRFIDNSNSGLQISLNVNNTEHVVSIVTDYHNLKTRFDYLGFGGFANVADEGQITRFGLGTQAIAKPVRQDRVIFPFGFKFNIAVGLILCISLVILTFQWRFYLSFRKLMRWILVLVIALWFIELLDVWSTCTQPLCAKWARTEAEASSKSSSSQEHRLHLPDVVITSLPGSGAEILKQLFFNSSDFLYIRVPTTYIEIPETEFEIDSFVDACEWKASEIHSVHFRLLRGWLQSLVQDTKLHLQNIHLHEPSRGKLAQYFTANKDKKRKLKRRESLPEQRSRMKGTFDRDAEYIRALRRHLIYYPSARPVLSLSSGSWTLKLRFFQEVLGASMRALYIVRDPRAWIYSMLYSSKPSLYSLKNVPEHLAKLFKIEGGKSKCNLNSGYAFEYESLRRELAKPKSDAVSLLSHLWLANTAAALRINTDLRPTSYQLIKFEDIVHFPQKTTERIFAFLGIPLSPSSLNQILFATSTNLFYLPYEGEISPTNTNVWKQNLPRDEIKLIENICWTLMERLGYPKFTD from the coding sequence ATGCCTAAGGAAGGAACTCCCCGATGGATCATGGCGTTAATGTTTACAGGACATTTCTTGTTTTTAGCATTAGTGATGTTTGCTTTCTCTACTTTTGAGGAATCTGTGAGCAATTACTCTGACTGGGCAGTTTTCACAGATGATATAGATCAGTTTAAGACACAGAAAGTGCAAGATTTCGAACCCCATCAAAAGCTGAAGAAAAGTGTGCTTCATCCAAGTTTGTATTTCGATGCTGGAGAAATCCAGGCAATGAGACAGAAGTCCCGTACAAGCCATTTGCATCTCTTTAGAGCTATCAGAAGTGCAGTCACAGTTATGCTGTCCAACCCCACATACTACCTACCTCCACCCAGGCATGCTGATTTTGCTGCCAAGTGGAATGAGATTTATGGTAACAATCTGCCTCCTTTAGCATTGTACTGTTTGTTATGTCCGGAAGACAAAGTTGCCTTTGAGTTTGTCTTGGAATATATGGACAGGATGGTTGGCTACAAAGACTGGCTGGTTGAAAATGCACCAGGGGATGAGGTTCCCATTGGCCATTCCTTAACAGGTTTTGCCACTGCCTTTGACTTTTTGTATAACCTACTGGATGATCATCGAAGACAAAAATACCTGGAAAAAATATGGGCTGTTACAGAGGAAATGTATGAGTATTCCAAGGTCCGTTCATGGGGCAAACAACTTCTCCATAATCACCAGGCTACTAACATGATAGCGTTACTCACCGGGGCTTTGGTGACTGGGGTAGATAAAGGATCTAAAGCAAACATATGGAAACAGGCTGTAGTAGATGTGATGGAAAAGACGATGTTTCTGTTGAATCACATTGTCGATGGTTCTTTGGATGAAGGTGTGGCCTATGGGAGCTACACAGCTAAATCAGTCACACAGTATGTTTTCCTAGCCCAGCGTCATTTCAACATTAACAACTTGGATAACAACTGGTTAAAAATGCACTTTTGGTTCTATTATGCTACCCTTTTACCAGGCTTCCAGAGAACTGTGGGTATAGCAGATTCCAATTATAATTGGTTTTATGGTCCAGAGAGCCAGTTAGTGTTTTTGGATAAGTTTATCTTAAAGAATGGAGCTGGGAATTGGTTAGCTCAGCAAATTAGAAGGCACCGACCTAAAGATGGCCCAATGGTCCCCTCCACTGCCCAGAGGTGGAGTACTCTTCACACCGAGTTCATCTGGTATGATCCTCAGCTCACCCCACAGCCTCCTGCTGAATATGGTACTGCAAAAATGCACACATTCCCTAACTGGGGTGTTGTCACCTATGGGGCCGGGTTGCCAAATACACAGACCAATACCTTTGTGTCTTTTAAATCTGGGAAGCTAGGGGGGCGAGCCGTGTATGACATCGTTCACTTTCAGCCATACTCCTGGATTGATGGGTGGAGAAGCTTTAACCCAGGACACGAACATCCAGATCAGAACTCATTTACTTTCGCCCCCAATGGGCAAGTATTTGTTTCGGAAGCTCTCTATGGACCCAAACTGAGCCACCTTAACAACGTACTGGTGTTTGCTCCGTCCCCCACAAGCCAGTGTAATAAGCCCTGGGAAGGTCAGCTGGGAGAGTGTGCACAGTGGCTTAAGTGGACCGGTGAGGAGGCTGGGGATGCAGCGGGGGAGATCATTACTGCCTCTCAACATGGAGAAATGATATTTGTGAGTGGGGAAGCAGTGTCTGCTTACTCTTCAGCAATGAAGCTGAAAAGTGTGTATCGTGCTTTGCTCCTCTTAAATTCTCAAACTTTGCTAGTTGTCGATCACGTTGAGAGGCAAGACAGTTCCCCAATAAAAACTGTCAGTGCCTTCTTTCATAATCTGGACATTGATTTTAAGTACATCCCATACAGGTTTCTGAACAGGTACAATGGCGCCATGATGGATGTGTGGGACGCACACTACAGAATGTTCTGGTTTGATCATCGTGGCAGGAGTCCCATTGCTAGCATACAGGAAGCCGAGCAAGCTGCTGAATTTAAGAAACGGTGGACTCAGTTCGTTAATGTCACATTTCAGATGGAATCCACAATCACAAGGATTGCGTATGTCTTTTATGGACCGTATGTCAATGTTTCCAGCTGCAGATTTATTGATAATTCCAACTCTGGACTTCAGATTTCTCTCAACGTCAATAATACTGAACATGTTGTGTCCATTGTAACTGACTACCATAACTTGAAGACGAGATTCGATTACCTGGGTTTTGGTGGCTTTGCCAATGTGGCTGATGAGGGCCAAATAACCCGATTTGGTTTGGGCACTCAAGCAATAGCAAAGCCCGTAAGACAGGATAGGGTTATTTTCCCCTttggatttaaatttaatatagcAGTTGGGTTGATTTTGTGCATTAGCTTGGTGATTTTGACCTTTCAGTGGCGGTTTTACCTTTCTTTTAGAAAGCTAATGCGGTGGATCTTAGTCCTTGTCATTGCCTTGTGGTTTATTGAGCTGCTGGACGTGTGGAGCACTTGCACTCAGCCCCTCTGTGCAAAGTGGGCAAGGACGGAGGCCGAGGCAAGCTCGAAGTCTTCGTCTTCCCAGGAGCACCGCCTCCATCTTCCCGACGTTGTCATTACCTCACTTCCTGGTTCAGGAGCTGAAATTCTCAAACAACTTTTTTTCAACAGTAGTGATTTTCTCTACATCAGAGTTCCTACAACCTACATTGAAATTCCTGAAACTGAATTCGAAATCGACTCATTTGTAGATGCCTGTGAATGGAAGGCATCAGAGATCCACAGTGTGCATTTCCGTTTACTCCGAGGCTGGTTGCAGTCCTTAGTTCAAGACACAAAACTGCATTTACAAAATATCCATCTGCATGAACCCAGTAGGGGTAAACTGGCCCAATATTTTACAGCAAATaaggacaaaaaaaggaaattgaaaaggagagaatctttgcCCGAACAAAGAAGTAGAATGAAAGGCACCTTTGATAGAGATGCTGAATACATTAGGGCTTTGAGGAGACACCTGATCTATTACCCAAGCGCGCGTCCTGTGCTCAGCTTAAGCAGCGGGAGCTGGACCTTAAAGCTTCGTTTTTTTCAAGAAGTTTTAGGAGCTTCTATGAGGGCATTGTACATAGTAAGGGACCCTCGGGCATGGATTTATTCAATGCTGTACAGTAGTAAACCAAGTCTctactctttgaaaaatgtacCAGAGCACTTAGctaaattgtttaaaatagagGGAGGTAAAAGCAAATGCAACTTAAATTCAGGCTATGCTTTCGAGTATGAGTCGTTGAGGAGAGAATTAGCAAAACCCAAGTCGGATGCAGTCTCCCTGTTGTCCCATTTGTGGCTGGCAAACACAGCCGCAGCCCTGAGAATAAATACAGATTTGCGGCCCACCAGCTACCAGCTGATCAAGTTTGAAGATATCGTACATTTTCCTCAGAAAACCACTGAAAGGATTTTTGCCTTTCTTGGAATACCTTTGTCTCCTTCTAGTTTAAACCAAATATTATTCGCCACCTCCACAAACCTTTTCTATCTTCCCTATGAAGGGGAAATATCGCCAACTAATACTAATGTTTGGAAACAAAACTTGCCTAGAGATGAAATTAAGCTGATTGAGAACATCTGCTGGACACTGATGGAGCGTCTAGGATACCCAAAGTTTACGGACTAA